From a region of the Chloroflexota bacterium genome:
- a CDS encoding F0F1 ATP synthase subunit epsilon — protein sequence MATLRISIVTAERSLLEDDVDMVIAPGAEGQLGILPMHAPLMTMVTPGEIRLKKGASESAFTVTGGFLEVRDNKVTILADAAERAEEIDLARAEAAMKKAQDAIKAAPAAKELEEATTAFQRAALRVKVARKKKTTGPGGVS from the coding sequence ATGGCTACACTGCGCATATCAATCGTTACCGCCGAGCGCTCCCTCCTGGAGGACGATGTGGACATGGTCATCGCCCCCGGCGCCGAAGGCCAGCTGGGCATCTTGCCCATGCACGCGCCCCTGATGACCATGGTCACCCCTGGCGAGATCCGCCTGAAGAAGGGCGCGAGCGAAAGCGCCTTCACCGTCACCGGCGGCTTCCTTGAGGTGCGCGATAACAAGGTCACCATCCTGGCCGATGCCGCCGAGCGAGCCGAAGAGATTGACCTGGCCCGCGCCGAGGCCGCGATGAAAAAGGCCCAGGACGCCATCAAGGCCGCCCCCGCCGCCAAGGAACTGGAAGAGGCCACCACGGCCTTCCAGCGTGCCGCCCTTCGCGTGAAGGTCGCCCGCAAGAAAAAGACTACCGGCCCCGGCGGCGTCAGCTAG